In [Phormidium] sp. ETS-05, the genomic window TTCTGCCCAATGTTAACGACGCCGTGCCCCTACCAGCGATAATTTTTGGGGTTGCTAGAAAATTAATTGTTTTGGTTTCAAAAAAATTAATTTTGGTAGGGGCACGGCGTCATTAATATATTGGGGTAACGAGAAATCCAAATAATGCCGTGCCCCCAATGCTCTGGAGGACACGACATTATTTATATCTAGGTTTTCTGCCCAATGTTAACGACGCCGTGCCCCTACCAGCGATAATTTTTGGGGTTGCTAGGAGGCTGTTTGGCGCCAAATTTGATTAAGAAAATTTAGAACATGCCCTTGCCAGCTTTCAAAGCATCGATCGCCTGTTGGCGTCCGTTCATGGCACTGTCATCCGGTTGGAGAGCCAGGGCCTTATCAAAGGAAGAAATGGCTTCGGCGTAGCGGCCCAACAGAAACAGACATTTACCCCGCTTATCCAAGCCGATTGCATTTTCGGTTTAATTTCCAAGGCTCGCTCGAAAGAAACGATCGCCTCGAGATAATCTTCCATTGCCATCAAAGTTTCGCCGCGCCCCATCCAGGTTTTAGCCCGCTTCGGTTCCATAGCGATCGCCTGCTCATAACTAGCCAGAGCTTCCTGATAACGTTGTAGCTGGAACAGGACAAAGCCTCGGTTAGCAAACGCCAGATGTTCTGTAGCGTCCAGTTCGATCGCCCGATCGTAGCAAATCAGCGCCGCCTCATAACGTCCCAAATTCTTCAGACTCACACCGCGATTCAGCCAAGCCGGGTAAAAATTGGGCTGGATCATCAGAGCCTCATCATAACTAGCCAGAGCCTCTGCATACCGAGCCAACCCATTCAGCGCAAACCCCCGATTTGCCCAGGCTTGATAAAAATTCGGGTCCAGAGAGATTGCCCGATCGAAACTCACAATCGCCCCAGCAAAATCCCCCGACTGCGCTTGATTATTCCCCTCGCTAAACGCCGCCGCCGCTTCTGGAGTCGGGATAGTAGTTTCCTCAACCATTCCCCGCTGCTGGAAAAACAAACTTCTGCCAATATCCCCAGCAATTTCCCCCACCGCGCCACACCCCACCTGGCAGAGATTCAGCAGTTGCTCCCCTATCTCCAAGTCCGGTTCCGGAGCCGCCAGCAGCTTACTGCCATACTTCGGCAACCATTCTTCCCAGCTTTTCAGGGTCATCAAACCCGATAAATTCCCCAGCAATTCCAGCAACTGCGCCTCATTCCACCCGTGGGGGGCCGCTTCTAAGAACTGGAGGAAAAGGGCGATCGTCACCTCATCTAATTCCGGTTGCAGCTTAACTTCGCCGTCGGCTGACGGTTGCGGATGTCCTCTTGGACGTTCAAACCACCGGTGCCAGAGTTTTCCTAACAATTGACAATTGATAATTGATACTTGATAATTGATAATTGACAATTGATAATTGATGATTAATACAGCACTTTGTCAAATGATCTTGTCCAACTCAACAGCCCCTCTCCCTCTCTGGGAGAGGGGTTTGGGGTGAGGGCTTTGTACCAGATAGACGGGCAAACTGCTGTAATTAATAATTATCAATTATCAAAGGACAAAGGACAAATGACAAAGGACAAATGACAAATAACAATCAACCCTGAATTTGACTGAGGGCCTCATCTCGGTAGGCTTGGGCGGTAGCGTCAGAGGGATCTAATTGCAGGGCAGAATCAAAAGCGGCGAGAGCTTCTTGGGGGCGGCCCAGAGCCAGCAACACCCGTCCCCGCTCCACCCAAGCGGGATAAAAATCTGCCTGTAGCTGTAGCAATAGCTCCAAAGATTCTAAGGCTTGTGAGTAGTCGCCTTGGGACATCAAAGCAACTCCCCGGTTAAATAGAGCTTCGAGATGGTCCGGCTGGAGCTGTAACGCTTGATTATAGGAAGCCACTGCCTCCCCATACCGACCCAATTTCACCAAAGCATTGCCGTGGGAAGACCAAGCCTCGACAAAATCCGGTTTGAGCTGAATTGCCTGCTCATGGCTAGTGACAGATTCTTCAAAGCGATCGAGCTTCGCCAAATCTAAACCGCGATACTGCCAAGCCTCAATCAGATTCGGCTGCAACTGCAGGCACTTTTCATAACTATCGATCGCCAGTTCCGGACGCTCCAAAATCGACAGGGTGCAACCCCGGTAAAACCAAACCGTGGCATTTTCACCATTAATTTGCAAAGCCGCATCAAAAGCCGCGATCGCATTTTCATAATTTTGCTGGTGAAAATAAATCAGGCCCGTATTCACCCAAGCGGGTAAGAAGTCGGCTTGGAGTTCGATCGCCTTTTGATAAGAAGCCAAAGCCTCGGCGAGCTTCTCCGCCGCAAACTGTTGATTGCCCTGCTCAAACCAACCTTTCACATCTTGGGGGGTAGCCGGAGCAGGAGCCGGTGCAGGCGGTGGCGGCGTCAACTTTGCCTGCATTTGGGTCCCCAGAGCATAAGCCACCGCACTCAACTCGCCACAACCCAACTGCCCGAAGTGGAGCAACTGTAGCGTCAACTGCGGGTCCGGGCTTTTTGCCCTCAGCAAACGCTCCCCATAGCGCAACAGCCAGTCAGTCCACGCCTGCATATTGCCCCGCTCTCCCAGAGCTTTCAGGTACTGCAACACCTCCGGCGCCCCCCAACCTTGACGGCTGGTGCCTTCGAGCAACTGCCCAAACAGTAGTTGATAATCCCCATCCTCCAGCGGTGGTGGCGGTGTTGGAGGTACTGCTGATGATGGGGCTGGTGGATTACCGCCCTCTCCAGGTCCCCATAAGCCTGTCAGCCGCTGCCAAATCCCCTGAAGCATTTGTGTCACCTTACGCACTTCTCACGATAATTTTAGAGAATCGTTCTCAAGCCACTAGCGCCCCACATCAAAAAAAATACCACCCGTCTATAGTAGGAGACCGGTGGCATTTAATTTGTGAACGAGATTTATTTCGACCAATTCGAGTCGGAGCGGCGGGATTCGAACCCACGACCCCTACCACCCCAAGGTAGTGCGCTACCAAACTGCGCTACGCCCCGACAACATTTCCTGATTATAGCAAATTTTCTGGAGATAGCAACCCCTTTTTCAAAAAACTTTTAAAGTTTTTGCGGCAGCTACCAAACCGGGCACTGCAGCCGGGGACCAACTACCTTCACAGCGGCGAACAGCGTCAGCCGTGGCGTTAGCATCCCCTTGCAGGATAAACCGCAAACTAAAAGCATCGGGGTAGCCTTCCACTTCCATCCACAGGGAGGGTGATTCAGCTTCACAGGCGATTTTCTCCTCATCCATCAGCTCACCCGCCATATCCCCCAGGGTACTTGCCAAAGACAGCAGCAACCGGCAAAAATCATCTAACTCCGTATCCGTCAGTTCCACGGACCAGTCATCGGTTCCCACCAAACCAGTATATATTTTCGCTTCTGGATTCCAGCCCAAACGCCAGCCAGGACCACTTTTGAGAATTTTCACCTGTTGTCAGCTTGTTTCTATGTGAGGGCCAAGGAATTACCCTAGAATCGACCCACATCTAACCCCATCAATTTCACAATTACAGCCTGTTCAGAAATAATCTGCTCGGCTCTCAAAGTCCCTTTATCCCCACCCCCTTTGAAAGGGGGGAGTTAGAGGAATGATTAATCTCCGAGTAATTCCGGTTGGTTGAGTTCGTCGGACATCTCGATGATTGCCCGCAGTAAGGGTTTCATCGTGGCTTCATCATTATCAAAATCTTCCGCCCGCCGCCGCTTAGCGCGATTTGCCACTTGCACCGTAATCCGGTAGCGGTTAGAGGCTCCCTTGATTAGTTCCTCCGATCGCAGCATCAGATTTGCAGCTTTCAAGGAAGAACGCTTGTGCATTCGGTATAATTTCCTGCTGAGGCTATCCGTTGGCTCCATTTTGCTCCTCCTAAACCGGCTGATTTTTTTGGTGATGCCTTCTGGTTTGATTGAGTTTACATCTTCCATTGATTACCCGTAAATTTTCTTTCTAGAAATTCCAAGAAACTTCAAGTTGCGGCAATGGTGGGTAGGTTTTACCCCAAATCTGTTATCTGTTTTCCTGTCCGAGGACATCATCAGATACCTTCTAAAATGGAGATAATTCCTCTAGTTTGATTAATTTTATATCGGAGATTTATCACGGGTAAATCCCTCATAAAATCAACCAAAAGCTAAAGATACCCAAAGGCAATAGATTTTCTTATCTTAGCCGCCCCAAACCGGAGTAGCGCTGAGTAAAATCCACAGCCCAGCGAGGGTGAGAATTAAAAGCGTACCAAGCAGGCGCCGGAAAATCCCTTGAATCATGGGGAATATGCGCATTAAACCTCAGTAGCACTAGAAACCGGGGTTCTGCGATCGTCTGTGGATTATAGCACAGACGCCGGTTTGAAAACCCGGTTTCTGGGTGCATCTACTGGCGCGGGGAGATTGGCCCTTTCACTGGCCAGTCCCGCCCCACCACGATCGTCAAGTCAGAGGCGAGGTCTCCTACCGAGCTAGCCTCGATCGCCCCCACACCCAGCAACCTTTGCAGCAGTTGCGCCCCGTGTAAATCTCCCTTTTGGGCAATAATCTGAGTTTGACGCAGGGGCAAAGGATATTTCTCCGGCACCACATAAAGGTTACGCCAGCCCTGGGCTTCCAGGTATTGCCGCATCGAGGCGATCGCTTTCTCGTCATCCGTGGCATTTTGCAAGGCAATTTTCAGCCGAGAGCAGCCCGCCCGAGTGCAGGGATGTGGGGGCAATTGACGCGGAGCCTTAATATCGAAATACTCACTCAAAACCCGATCGCGCCCCACAGAGTCGATCGACCAGTAGCCAGCATCCCGCTCCCGGCGTCCGCTGTCAAACTCCCCAGGCAGCAACACCATTTGCAGATTTTCCGGTGGGAGGTGCAGGCTGAAATATACCAGAGCCAGGATTTCTTCCCCTTGGAGATTGGTATCGATATAAGAGCCCATCATTCTAATCAAAGCGGGCAACTGTGGGATTAAAGCCGGACTGGTAAGGCGTTGGCGCAAGGCTTTTAGGAGTAATTGCTGGCGCTGGAGACGCCCAATATCCCCCAGGCGATCGCTGCGGAACCGAGCAAACTGCTCCGCTTGCACCCCCGAGAGGGTTTGCCATCCCGGGGTCAAATTGATATGCAGCTTTTGGGTATAGTCAGAGTAAGACATCGGCGCCGGGACAAACACCTCTAACCCACCCAGCAAGTCCACCAACTCCCGCAGGGCTCCCGTACTGAGGCGGACATAACGGTGAATCGGTACGTGATTCAGATTGCGACTGAGAGCCGCAGCCGTGAGGTCAGCCCCCCCAATCGGGTTCGCCTCGTTGATTTTGCCCGTTCCCACCCCCGGAATCACCATCCGAGTATCCCGGGGCACCGATAGGACTGCCAGGGACTTTTTCCCCGGTTGGAAGCGCAGGAGTAAAATCGTATCGCTGCGACCACCAAACACCAAAGCTGAGTTTTGGGGCGTTTCCGGCACCGGATCCACCCCCATCACCAGGATATTCACTGGAGCAGATAGCTGATAGCCGAAACTAGCTGGCCGATGGGATAAATTATCTGGCTGTGGTGAGGGTTTGACCCATACTGCAGCGGCGATTAAGGCGATAATGCCGCCCAACGTGGCGCTACTTGTCCCCATAATCGCCAAAATCACCAATCGCCAGAGCAAACCAGATAAGGCATTGGCGCTGCCCCGAGTGATGTGTTTCAGGGTTTTGGCCGCTTTTTTCACCGCCTCCCCCTTCTTCCGTGGTTCTACCTCCAGATAATGGTCAAATCCATCCCACATTTGAGTTACCTCGATTGCCCCAAGGGCAAAGACTCATAGCCCGCCGAAAATTCCCACAGCCTGCGGGCAAGCCCACATTACCTCAATCTCAATTGTAAAATTTTAAATTTAAATTTCAGTTTCTGTACTGAATCGCATAAAGTACAAAGATATAACCACTGTACAAGATTATTTGGTGCCCAAATGATACCTGTGATTCTTGCTGGGGGCAAAGGGGAGCGCTTCTGGCCCGTGAGCCGTCGGCAGCGCCCGAAACAGTTTTTAAGCCTGGATGGCAGTGGTAACAGTTTGCTGCAAGCCACCGCCGAAAGGTTACTTGATACCGCCGGTGGTTGGGACAATTTATGGGTTGTCACTAGCCTTGCTCTGGCGGAAGGGACGCGCAAGCAGCTACCACAGTTGCCCGAGGCGAATTTGCTTGCGGAGCCGGAAGGTAGGGATACCGCTGCGGCGGTGGCTTGGACCGCCCAGGAGATTGCCCGCCGTTATGGGGATTTGGCGATCG contains:
- a CDS encoding tetratricopeptide repeat protein, which translates into the protein MDKRGKCLFLLGRYAEAISSFDKALALQPDDSAMNGRQQAIDALKAGKGMF
- a CDS encoding tetratricopeptide repeat protein, with the translated sequence MRKVTQMLQGIWQRLTGLWGPGEGGNPPAPSSAVPPTPPPPLEDGDYQLLFGQLLEGTSRQGWGAPEVLQYLKALGERGNMQAWTDWLLRYGERLLRAKSPDPQLTLQLLHFGQLGCGELSAVAYALGTQMQAKLTPPPPAPAPAPATPQDVKGWFEQGNQQFAAEKLAEALASYQKAIELQADFLPAWVNTGLIYFHQQNYENAIAAFDAALQINGENATVWFYRGCTLSILERPELAIDSYEKCLQLQPNLIEAWQYRGLDLAKLDRFEESVTSHEQAIQLKPDFVEAWSSHGNALVKLGRYGEAVASYNQALQLQPDHLEALFNRGVALMSQGDYSQALESLELLLQLQADFYPAWVERGRVLLALGRPQEALAAFDSALQLDPSDATAQAYRDEALSQIQG
- a CDS encoding DUF1818 family protein encodes the protein MKILKSGPGWRLGWNPEAKIYTGLVGTDDWSVELTDTELDDFCRLLLSLASTLGDMAGELMDEEKIACEAESPSLWMEVEGYPDAFSLRFILQGDANATADAVRRCEGSWSPAAVPGLVAAAKTLKVF
- a CDS encoding DNA-directed RNA polymerase subunit omega, producing MHKRSSLKAANLMLRSEELIKGASNRYRITVQVANRAKRRRAEDFDNDEATMKPLLRAIIEMSDELNQPELLGD
- a CDS encoding LCP family protein, which translates into the protein MWDGFDHYLEVEPRKKGEAVKKAAKTLKHITRGSANALSGLLWRLVILAIMGTSSATLGGIIALIAAAVWVKPSPQPDNLSHRPASFGYQLSAPVNILVMGVDPVPETPQNSALVFGGRSDTILLLRFQPGKKSLAVLSVPRDTRMVIPGVGTGKINEANPIGGADLTAAALSRNLNHVPIHRYVRLSTGALRELVDLLGGLEVFVPAPMSYSDYTQKLHINLTPGWQTLSGVQAEQFARFRSDRLGDIGRLQRQQLLLKALRQRLTSPALIPQLPALIRMMGSYIDTNLQGEEILALVYFSLHLPPENLQMVLLPGEFDSGRRERDAGYWSIDSVGRDRVLSEYFDIKAPRQLPPHPCTRAGCSRLKIALQNATDDEKAIASMRQYLEAQGWRNLYVVPEKYPLPLRQTQIIAQKGDLHGAQLLQRLLGVGAIEASSVGDLASDLTIVVGRDWPVKGPISPRQ